CGTACGATTTGTACAAAAAATATTCTTTTTACATAAAAATTTAAAGTGGATTCAGTTTTTAGATGAACAACTTCTCATTACGAACCAAACCACATCTAAAAGTGCACCTTTTTCAATGGCTGCTGCTGGCCTTACCTATCCAAATTTACAAAACTACATTGTATCCGGTGGGATGGTGGAACTTTCTCGTGTTCTTATTTCTCGTTTACGTGAGTTAGGAGGTGAGTTTCTCACCAAACAAGAAGTCATACATTTTGCAAAACAACAGAACCTAGCCGCCAACTGGGAAGTGAAAACAAAAAATAGAGATCTCAATGTTTTTACTGCACCTATCCTCGTTTCAAACCTTCCCATCTGGAATTTGGTGAAACTAACTGACTCCTTACCTCGATTGTATATCCAAGCCAAATCAATGGAAACTGGAATCTGGGGGGCATTTACCATGGGGATTGTCCTTCGTTTGGAATCGGATATTTTATTGGGAGAAAAGGAATGCCTCCACCACCAAATCCATTTGGATGAGGCATTGCCTTATGGAGGTGGACAATCAGTTTTTGTATCATTATCGCATCCAGATGATCCCGAAAGATCGAAAGAGGGAACCCGCATTCTTTCACTTTCCACCCATCTTTCAGAACCAGAATCTTGGAAACGAGATCAGGATTATCCAAAAAAGAAAAAAGAAATTGAAACTATATTACTTACTGCATTAGAAAAATCTTTTCCCTGGTTTTTCCGCGAGAAAATTGTTTTTTACCACTCAGGAACACCTGTTACATGGCAAACATGGACGGGGCGAAAATGGGGTAGAGTGGGGGGAATCCCATCCTCTTATTTTTTCAATCCATTTCGTATGCTATCCAATCGTTCCGAGGACCCGACTCTTTTACTAACGGGGGATACTGTGTATCCTGGACAAGGCATCCCCGCTGTTGTCCTTGGTGGACTAAATGCAGTTGAACAATTCTACCAGGGGAAAGTTCGGTTGATTTCCGAACCGAATCCTAGACCCTGGGCGAAACGATGGTACGCCTTCCGAAGATTCATATCAAAGTTCCAGGAACATCCGCCAATTTAGGTCCAGGGTTTGACCTAATGGGGCTTGCCTTGGACATTCACAATGAATTTGAATTCCAATTTTCTAAAGAAATAACAGAAACCAAAACAGAATTAAAAAATGGAAAACCTTTACCGTTTTCTAAAAAAGAAGATTTGGTGGAACAATCTTATCGTTCTTATTTTGAAAAATTTGCACCAAATTTAGAAGTCCCACCTTATCATTGTAAAATGACCCTCGAACTTCCCCTCAAAGGTGGTCTTGGTTCCAGTGCCTCTGCTATCGTTGCGGGATTGTGTTTGGCAAAAGAAGTTCATAAACGAATGGAAAAGGATAGTCTTCCATCGGAACAAGAATTCACACAATATTTAGCAGAGTTTGAAGGTCACCCTGATAATACTTTACCAGCCTACCTTGGTGGATTTGTTTTCGCATACTCGACATTTGGTGAGCCAGTTCGTTATTTTCGAAAAAAATTCCCTTCTTCAATTTCGATTTTTGTCCTCACTCCTGAATTTTTTGTTTCCACCGAAGAATCGAGAAAGGCACTTCCAAAAACTTATGTGACTTCTGATGTAATCTTTAACCTTTCTCGCATAGGTGCTTGGATGCATTTTTTAGACAAAAGAAAGTTTGGTGATCTTATTGTTGGTTTGGAAGATAAGATGCATACTCCATATAGAATTCCGAATTCTTCCCCTCTCTTTCCTTTAGCGGACACTTTAAAACAAGAAGGAATTGGTTATTGTTTGTCAGGTTCTGGCCCAAGTTTGTTACTCTTTTTAGAACGAAAGACTGTTAAAACAAAACAAAATGAATTGGAATCAAAAGTGGCAAAAGTCATGAAAGAGGCTGGGATCACTTACAGTTTTCGTCGAGTCAAACCAGATGGAATGGGTGTTCGGATTCAGGTCAAATGACAATCGGACGTGTTTTTTGGAATTATAATGTTTTGGATAAAAAAGTCTTTTTTTAATCTTCTTCAGCACCTTCTTCTTTTCCAAATCCATAGACATCTCCCCGAAATCGAAGTTTTCTGTTGATTCCTGGTTGGATTTTTCCCACTTCAAAGGTAAACTTCATCCTTTCCTTTCCAGATCTATTGAAATAAAAAGAGGATGTGAGAGAGATTTCAATAAAATTGACCATTCGATCTTTTGTGATTTTATCGGAGATACGAAATTCTGCAGGATGTCCTATGATTTCGTAAGAATCAAAGGTTTCTTTTGATTCCATTTTACCATAATGTTCCATCCTTGGTGGTTTATAGAAACTAGGTCCGTTTTTTAAAACGGTGATTGTATAATCTTCGCTATCTCTACTTTTTTTGAACTGGAAGATGAGGTGGTCTTCGGTGATGGCATTACATCGAGTTGCAAGTTGTCCCGTTTTGCATCCTACATGGAAACTCGCAAATCGAGAGAGTTCATCTACGACTAAATCATACTTATCTCCCGTTTGGACTGGGATAAACCGATCGGATTCTTTTCGGAGAAAAATCGGATGTATGAATTGGTTGTACACAACAAAACCTAGTCCTAAAATTGAGAAGGTTAAAACCCCACTGAGGACTAGGACAAAACTATCTAAGATCGCAATGCTTAAAAACAAACTTACCTTTTTGTATCAACCTTATGGTTATTTGGTTCTGCCAGAGGTGTCCTTGTGACAAGTGATAAAAGGTCTTTCACTTCTTCTGGAGAAATGATTTGGTTTAGTTTTTCCTCTAGAGAAGCAGGAGTTGGTTTTAAGACAAGATCTTCTGGTTTCACTTTTGATTCCATTTTGGATTTGTCCACAACCGGTGTTTGTTCCGTGTTTGTTTTTTTAGGGAAAGATTCCTTTCCTTCCTCCGATTGTTTTCCCGTATGAGTGGGTAAGGTAGGGGGGATGGATTGGCCGGGATTCCCTTGGATATTAATTGTATTCATAGTTCCCAAACCTCCGTGTTCAGGATCGACATTTGAAGAAAAAACTTTCCTTTTCCCTCCCTCAGATTTTCGGTCTTTTCTCCCATCGCTTTAGCGAAAATCGCAATATTTTTTAGGATTTTTCCGTTTGATTGCCCGCTTTATGGCCGGGAAGCTGGCAGAGATGGAAAATAATTTTAAATCCTGGATGGCTAATCCCATCTCTAAAATCTTCATAGGGACCAATTTGGTCTTTGCCGTGCTTTTTTTTGTCAGTGTTCCTTCCTTTGTGAAAGAATACGTCACTAGGGATGCAGTGAGCATCGGAGGAAAAAAATACGACTTACGTGATGTAAAAGAATCATCACCGATTGCTTATTCTAAATTCCAGACCGAATACAAATCACTTCTTAAAAATACGTTTGGGGAATTTGCCCAAGACAAATTATTCGAGTTAGTTGCAAAAGATAAAAACATCAAACCTGCCGATGTTTTGAATGAAGGTTTAGTTTTAAGAGAACCGTCAGAAGAAGAAATTTTAACTGTTTATATGTCAAACAAAGAACAGTTAGGTGGAAAGTCTTTGGCAGAAACGAAAGACAAAATTGTAGGTTTTCTAAAAAACCAACAAGAACAAGAACATAGCCGTAATAAATACAGAGAAATCATTTCCAAATACCCAGTAGATTTTTTAATCAAAGAACCGGACATCGTTCGTGTGACTGTAGATGAGAAAAATAACCCAAGTATTGGACCAAAAGACGCTAAAATCACAGTGATCGAATTTTCTGATTTCGAATGTCCTTTCTGCAAACGAAGCCAAGAAGTAAATAGACAACTGAGAGAAAAATACAAAGGCCAAATTCGATGGGTGTTCCGTGACTTCCCTTTGCCTTTTCACCAAGATGCGATGTATGCGCACATGGCAGCAAACTGTTCCATTGATGATGGAAAGTATTGGGAAGTATTTAATATTCTATTTGAAAACAGTGGAAACCTTAGTGTTAGTAATGTTGATGATTTAGTATTACAAGCAGGTGTATCTCAAAACAAATATAAATCCTGTATGGTGAATAAAGCTAAAATCAAAAGCGAAATTGAAGCCGATATCCAGGATGGTCAAAAGGTTGGAGTCAGTGGAACACCTGCTTTTTTCATCAATGGAATTTTTGTATCAGGTGCCTTACCTTTCGAAAACTTCGATGAGATCATCCAAAAAGAACTAAAACAATAAAGATTATAAACCAAAAAGGAAAAATTATATGAGCAAAAAAGTTAAAGTTGCTGTAACAGGAGCGGCCGGTCAAATCGGATACGCACTCTTATTTCGTATCGCTTCAGGACAAATGTTTGGACCTGACACTGCCGTAGAACTCCAATTATTGGAATTAGAACAAGCAATCCCTGCGGCAAAAGGTGTGATTATGGAGTTAGATGACTGTGCTTTCCCATTACTCGAAAAAGTATCGGTCTCTTCAAATATTGACGAAGCATTCCGCGACATCAACTGGGCTCTACTTGTTGGATCTGTTCCTAGAAAAGCAGGAATGGAAAGGGGAGACCTTCTTAAAATCAATGGTGGTATTTTCACTACTCAAGGGAAAGCAATTGAAAAAAATGCAGCAAGTGATGTGAGAGTTCTCGTTGTTGGGAACCCTTGTAATACAAATGCTCTCATTGCTATGAACAATGCAAAAGGTGTTCCGTCTGACAGATGGTTTGCGATGACAGGACTTGATGAAAACCGTGCGAAAACCCAACTTGCACAAAAAGCAGGAGTTCTCGTAAAAGATGTTTCCAATGTTGCCATTTGGGGTAACCAC
The sequence above is a segment of the Leptospira sp. WS39.C2 genome. Coding sequences within it:
- a CDS encoding phytoene desaturase family protein, with amino-acid sequence MEREWDVIVLGSGLGGLSAALSFANKGKRVLVLEKSISPGGCASSFLKKGYLFESGATTLVGFEPGLPMDRLVKELGIQFPLLPIERSMVVHLGNHTIERFKDRKLWIKEVLRVFGGGFRMVLFWKLCYFVSDRLWNLSARYKFFPFRKFRDIWNTLCVFRPLDLVVFCVSFLSVRFVQKIFFLHKNLKWIQFLDEQLLITNQTTSKSAPFSMAAAGLTYPNLQNYIVSGGMVELSRVLISRLRELGGEFLTKQEVIHFAKQQNLAANWEVKTKNRDLNVFTAPILVSNLPIWNLVKLTDSLPRLYIQAKSMETGIWGAFTMGIVLRLESDILLGEKECLHHQIHLDEALPYGGGQSVFVSLSHPDDPERSKEGTRILSLSTHLSEPESWKRDQDYPKKKKEIETILLTALEKSFPWFFREKIVFYHSGTPVTWQTWTGRKWGRVGGIPSSYFFNPFRMLSNRSEDPTLLLTGDTVYPGQGIPAVVLGGLNAVEQFYQGKVRLISEPNPRPWAKRWYAFRRFISKFQEHPPI
- the thrB gene encoding homoserine kinase, with the protein product MVRLPKIHIKVPGTSANLGPGFDLMGLALDIHNEFEFQFSKEITETKTELKNGKPLPFSKKEDLVEQSYRSYFEKFAPNLEVPPYHCKMTLELPLKGGLGSSASAIVAGLCLAKEVHKRMEKDSLPSEQEFTQYLAEFEGHPDNTLPAYLGGFVFAYSTFGEPVRYFRKKFPSSISIFVLTPEFFVSTEESRKALPKTYVTSDVIFNLSRIGAWMHFLDKRKFGDLIVGLEDKMHTPYRIPNSSPLFPLADTLKQEGIGYCLSGSGPSLLLFLERKTVKTKQNELESKVAKVMKEAGITYSFRRVKPDGMGVRIQVK
- a CDS encoding DsbA family protein, whose translation is MENNFKSWMANPISKIFIGTNLVFAVLFFVSVPSFVKEYVTRDAVSIGGKKYDLRDVKESSPIAYSKFQTEYKSLLKNTFGEFAQDKLFELVAKDKNIKPADVLNEGLVLREPSEEEILTVYMSNKEQLGGKSLAETKDKIVGFLKNQQEQEHSRNKYREIISKYPVDFLIKEPDIVRVTVDEKNNPSIGPKDAKITVIEFSDFECPFCKRSQEVNRQLREKYKGQIRWVFRDFPLPFHQDAMYAHMAANCSIDDGKYWEVFNILFENSGNLSVSNVDDLVLQAGVSQNKYKSCMVNKAKIKSEIEADIQDGQKVGVSGTPAFFINGIFVSGALPFENFDEIIQKELKQ
- a CDS encoding malate dehydrogenase, translated to MSKKVKVAVTGAAGQIGYALLFRIASGQMFGPDTAVELQLLELEQAIPAAKGVIMELDDCAFPLLEKVSVSSNIDEAFRDINWALLVGSVPRKAGMERGDLLKINGGIFTTQGKAIEKNAASDVRVLVVGNPCNTNALIAMNNAKGVPSDRWFAMTGLDENRAKTQLAQKAGVLVKDVSNVAIWGNHSATQYPDFYNAKIKGKPATDLISDEAWLKGDFISTVQKRGAAIIAARGASSAASAANAVVDTVHNIVTPTKPGDWFSAACHSNGEYGVDKGLIFGYPLKSDGKKVEIVSGLEINAFGKEKFDITHNELKEERNEVKDMLG